GCAACGTATCAACGATACCAAAACCGGATACGGCAACCAATCTTGCCCCCAATGAATGGCAGGTAACCCGCAAGCTAAGGGTGACCAAACAAGGCACTTATACTTCCTCCTATGCCATCAATGGTGAGTCCTGTACCCTCACCCAGCTCCACGAGCAGCTCAATCGCCGTCGGATTTATCCAGAGGGGTATAACGTCGTCCTCCAGGGGGACGTTACCAGCATCATTTCCATGAATGCCCGCCAGCGGCGAGAAATTATTGATGAGCTAGCCGGGGTAGCTAACTTTGATCGCCGCATCAACCAGGCCAAAGACAAACTAGATGCGGTTAAGGAGCAGGAAGAGCGCTCTCGCATCGTTGAGCAGGAACTGAATGATCAGTGCGAAAGACTCGCCCGCGATCGTATCAAAGCCGAAAAGTATCAGAAACTGCGCGCGGAACTGCAATCGAAAGCGGCTTGGGAAGGGGTATTGGCCTGGCGCGACCTACAAGCCCAGATTGACAAGAAGCAAAAACAGCTAGCCACAGAACAACAAACCCAAGCCAAGCTAGAGATCGAAGCAACCGCCCTCGCCACAGAATTAGCAGAGATCTCCCAGAAGCTGGAAACCCTTAATGCCCAAGTCAAAGCGTTAGGGGAAGAAGAACATCTCGCCCTCCAAGCTCAAATTGCCACCCAGGAAGCCGAACTCAAGCAGCTCCAACGCCAGCAGGCTGAACTTGAACAGTCCCAAGAGCAAATTGCCCAATCCATCGTCAATAGACAACAGCAACTGCAAACACTCCAGGCCGAGATTCAGCAGGTTGGGGAACAGCGACAAACCTTAGAAACAACAGAAATTCCCCGATTAACCCAAGCTCGTAATCAGGCCCAGGAAGCTCTGGATACCACACGACAGCAGGCTCAAGCCATTGCCCAATCCGCCGATGCTTGGATTGAGCAGCAGTCCCACCTGAATCAGCAAATTAAAACGGTGTTACAAGCTTTGGAACCCCAGCGGGCTGAACAAGCTCAACTGCAAGAGCGAGTTCAGCAGTTAGACCGCCAAAGCGATCTGCAGCAGCAATCGGTGGAGCAAATTGCTCAAGAAGTGACAGAGACCCAAACACAGCTAGAAGCAGCAGAAGCTGAGGTCTTGAAACGCCAAGAGCAGGTGCAAGATTGTGCCGGTGAGATCGCAGAAATCGATCACGACATCAATACCCAACAAGAAACCCAAAATCGGCTGCTGCGGGAACAACAAGAGAAGCAGCGTCAGCTTGATAAGCTAGAAGCCCAAGAACAGGCTCAGCAAGAAGTCCAGGGCACCCATGCCACCCATATTATTCGCAAGGCTAAGCTAGCAGGAGTCCACGGTTTAGTCGCTCAACTGGGGCAGGTCGATGCCCACTATCAGACTGCTTTAGAAATCGCAGCAGGGGGTCGCCTCGGCTGCTTAGTGGTTGATGATGATGCGGTTGCCTCAGCCGGAATTGAACTGTTAAAGCGAGAGCGGGGCGGGCGAGCCACCTTCTTACCCTTGAATAAAATGCGCCCTCCGAAGGGATTGCCGTCTTTAACCGCCTCGGGCGCTATCGATTTTGCCATTGAACTGATCGATTTTGACCCCATCTATGAGCCGATTTTTGCCTATGTATTTGGCAATACCGTCGTCTTCAAAACCCTGAGTGACGCCCGTCGCCATATCGGCAAATACCGAATGGTCACCTTAGATGGCGAACTGCTCGAACCGACGGGAGCCATGACTGGCGGGAGCCGCAACCGCCATAACACCCTCCATTTTGGGACCGGCGAAGCGGGAGAATCAGCGGCGATTATGGCCTTAAAGCAGCGCTTGTCGGAAATTGCCACCCTGCTCCAGCCCATAGAAAACAAAATTGAACAGACTCAAGCTAAGTTAGCCAGCAAACATCAAGAGCTGAGTGGCTTACGCCAACAGCATCGTGAAGCTCAACTCAAAACCGAGCAGTTGCAAAAAGAACTCAAGGTATTGGCGGATCGCCAAGCCCATCTGGAAAAACAGCGACAAACCTACGGCTCGGATCTCAAAGGTGCGCAGGATCGTCTCCAGACCCTACAAACCGATCTGCCCCAAAAAGAAACTGAATTAGAACAGCTGCGGGACGCTTTAGAAGAGCTGGAGCAGTCCCAAACCCATGGCGAATGGAAAACCCTGCAAAACCAGATTCAGGGCCAAGAATCCATAGTGGCTGGACGTGAACAGGCCCTGCGCGAGGTCCAACAACAAATTCAAGAGCTGACCAGCCAGCAAGAGCGTCTGCAAGAGAAACAAGAGCAGGCGGAAGTAACGTTGCAAACCCTGCAGACCCAAACCGAAACCCAGGCCACCCAAAAAGCCGAAAATCAGGACCAGCAGAAGCAAATTGAAGCCACCATCGCCACTTTGCGCACCGAGTTAGCCAAATTAGAAGAGCGCTTAGGGAGTGAGAAACAAGAACGCGATCGCGTCGAAAAACACTTGCAAGAACGCACCGCTGCCCATCAACAACTCCTCTGGCAAATTCAAAAAACCCAGGATAAACAGCAAGAGCACCAGGAACTGATTCAGCAGCTACAAACCCAGCTGCAAGCCAAAGCAGCAGAACTCCCCGATCCCTTACCTGAAATTCCCGAGGATCTGACCCTAGAGCAGCTACGCGAGGAATTGCAAAAGCTGCAAAAGCGCCTCCAGGCCATGGAGCCTGTGAATATGCTCGCCATCGAAGAGTATGAGAGGACTCAAGAGCGCCTGGTTGAGTTAACCGAAAAACTGACCACCCTGGAATCTGAGCGCACGGAACTTCTCCTGCGCATCGAGAACTTCCGCACCTTACGCTATCAATCCTTTCGCGAAGCCTACGATGCCATTGACGTCAATTTCCAGAGTATCTTCGCTGAACTCTCTGATGGGGATGGGCATTTACAGCTAGACAATCCCGAAGACCCCTTCCAGGGCGGCCTCAATCTCGTGGCCCACCCCAAAGGCAAGCCCGTCCAGCGCTTAGCCTCCATGTCCGGGGGCGAGAAATCTCTGACCGCTCTGAGCTTTATTTTTGCCCTGCAGCGCTATCGGCCGTCTCCCTTTTATGCCTTTGATGAAGTCGATATGTTTCTAGATGGGGCCAACGTAGAGCGCCTGTCCAAAATGATTCAAAAACAGGCCAAGCAAGCCCAGTTTATTGTGGTCAGCCTCCGTCGTCCCATGATTGAAGCCTCCGATCGCACCATTGGCGTCACCCAGGCTCGCGGCACCCATACTCAAGTCATTGGTATGCAGTTGCGCCCGACAGTGACCGAACCTGCTACCCCTGTAGAAGCCTCATAAACTAGCATTCATTCTAGATGCCTATTGCTTCGATGCTTCTGGTTCAATATCTCGTTCCGTTTTCAGCCATCGCGTTTGCGGCTGGACAAAAAACTTGAAGTAAATTGGCACTTTCCACAAGAGATAGACCGGAATAGAAAAGAGAGTCGAGACGGGTAAATCTTGTCGCCCAACACTGAACCAGGCTGAACCCAAGGCAAGACTGAGACAAGTACCCAACAAGATCAACACCATGAGAGGAAGCCACGAGACGAAGCCTAGGCCCCAAAACAGGCCAGATAGACTGAACGCGAGCAACCACAACAACACTAGCAGGGATAACGGCGGGACCGATAAGTCCAAAGCCAACATTACAAGATCCAGGCGTTTTTGTTGCCATGCTTCCCTTAGCAGGTGAGGGACCTGGGTCAGAATCACTTCTAGATGGCCATGTTCCCAGCGAGATCGCTGACTTTGAGCCGCCTGATTTTGCATCAACCGTCCGATGACTCTGCCAGTAGTGATGTAGGTGGGAGTATGACCTGCGATCGCAAGATCGATCGTCAGCTGCATATCATCCACACACTTACTGCCCGCCAACGGGGCCTGCTGCAAAATAGTCCAGGGAAAAGCCATCCCCGACCCTGCTAAAACACAGGGATAGCCCAGCTGAGTAATCCCCACTGACCGCACCCAATTCCGTACTTTAATCGCAAAGATAGAGATGCGATCTGTGATACCACGTTCTGCCCCCACATCCATCAGATAGGTGGCCTGAATTGGGCGTTGTTGCTCCACAACTTGCTGAGCTAATCGAGCAATCGTTCCTGGCCTCAACTGACAATCCGCATCAACAATAACTACCACCTCTGGGGGAGTCTCTTGCATATGCTTCACCGCAAAATCCAAGGCATACCCTTTGCCTCGATAGCGTACATCCTCCCGCTCCAACACGGTCACTCCACAAGAGCGTGCAATCGTCGCTGTCTGATCTGAACAATTATCCGCAATAACTATAATCTGAGAGGCCTCTGCAACTTGCCCTAACAATCCATCCAGAGTTGACCGAATCTTGTCCGCCTCATTATGAGCTGGCACAAGAATATTGAGACTGAGGGGTAACGGAACCTCCTCCTCATCCATCTCCCGAAGCTGAATCGCTGCAGCCCCAACTAGACATTCAACACAGAACACAAGACTGGGAATGCCAAGGAGTACCACACTACCCCACAGCAGGAGATGACTAAAAAGCGAGACCAGCCTGCTCAACAGCACAGTAATTTTGCCTTACGAATGAGAAACAAACAGCCTCTGAGACGAGACTTCTCCTTAGTGTTCCCGTCCTGCCCAACTGAGCCATCTCTTGTTCAGATAGGAGGCATTAAACACCCACCAAACAACGGTTTACCTTACTGCCGAGGACTGACTCGAAAAATATCAAACTCATCTTCCAGTTCTTCCGCATCAAAATAGTCATCATCAACATATTCTTCATGGGAGCCACCACTCGCATCTTCTCCAGAAAAATTAGACACCAACCCCAGAATTGGCAATCGCGAAGCCTGTAGATCTTTCAACATTTTGAGCAGGCTCGATTGCTGCGTTTTACCAATCCCGACCACCATCAGCAAACCATCCGCATTGATCGACAAGAAATTAGCATCGGCATGCCCCTGAAGATAGGGCGTGTCATAAATGACTAAATCAAACGTACTCTGGAGTTGTTCCATTAAATACTTCATTTGATTAGAGGCCGAAGACTTATTAGCCTTTGACCCCGTTTGTCCCGCAGTCAGCAACGACAGATTCTTCTGATAGGGCACCCGTTGAATCAACTCATTCGGATCCAGGTTGCGGTCTATCACATCACTCAATCCCTCTGCGTTGGGCACACCTAAGCGGGTATGGAGTTGTGGAAACGCCATATTGGCATCTACTAGCAATACGCGTTGTCCCATGCGGGCAGCAGACTGGGCCAGATAGAGAGCCACGGTGGTTTTTCCATCCCGAGCCGCCACAGAGCTGATCACCAAGGACCTTACAGGGGGTTCGATCGGCAAAAACCGAATCTTGGTATACAGGGCCTCTGCTGCTTGCAAAAAGGCCTGGTTTTGATGATTCGCCACAGAGGCTTCCCCAAACTCGCTACCATTGGGGTTCTTATCAATGGCTTCAATGGCTTGATTGAACGGTAGACTCCCCAATAAGGGCAGCCGAGTTTGATCCGTTAAATCATCAATACTAAAAAAGGCATCTCGGTGTTTCTCTCGCAAGAGTGCAGCCCCTAACCCTAGCAAAAAGCCACCAATCACACCCAAGGCAATTTTTTTGGTCCGGCTCTGCTCCGGTAAAACCAAGTTACCTTCATCGTCGGTTCTGAGCTGTGGTTCCGTCGGAATTTGCCAAGGGATTTCTCTTTGTGCCGCTTCAACCTTTAAAGCTTCTCGTTTTAATAACAGCTGATTGAGGGTAGTGGTATCAATTTCTAGCTGACGACTCAGTTGCTCGTACTTTCGCTTTACGGCAGGGAATCGGCGCAGTTGAGCATCCACCGTAGCTGCCGCTTGAACCGATGCCTGATTGCGTATTTCTAAGACTTGAATTTCATTCAACGTGTCGATCATTTGCTGACTTAACGAGCGTTGAATAGAATTTTGAAACTGAGGTAAAGTGTTCGCACCAGAGGAGCCAGCGCGACTTTGGCTAACCAGCTTACGCGTCTCCTGGTTCAATAAAGCCTGCAGATTTCTTTGGCGTTCTCGTAATTCTTGAACCACCGGGTTGGCATCCGTAAAACGGGCTCTTTCTTGCGCCAACTGAGTCTCAATTTGCTTCAACTGATTCAGTAGCTCTTGATAACGCGGATCTTCACTAAGAGACGATGCAGCAATCACTTGATTGGGTGCTAGCCCTAGCTGTTTCTGCAAATTGGCATATAGTTTTTGCTGGGCTCGTAAATTCCGTTGGGTTTCTAACCGCTGAGTTTCGAGTTCCCTCGCCTGCTTTGCTAATTCAACCCCTTCACTATCCAAATCGCTGATGCGCTCTTGCTGTTGGAGGGTTTGCAACTGCCCTTCCAAACTATTGACCCGCTGCCTCAGTTCTGGCAGTTGTTGCTCAATAAAAGCCACCCCACCTCCAATCCGGCTTTTACGATCTTCAAGACTGTATTTGAGGTAGCCGTTGGCCAATTGTTCCAGCACATAGATAATTTTGACGCGATCGGCTGATTCATAACTAACTCGAATCAGCTTGGTTTTCTCAAACTCGTCCTGACCGATGCGCTCAACCTTCATATCTTTCAGCAATTCGTTGTAGCTGACTGGATATTTCGATTCAATTTGCTTCAAAATCCCCGCCAAGACTTTAGGACTCCTGAGCACTCGAATGAGCGTTGAGTAGTCTAGCCCTTCTTGATTGGGAATATTGCCATCACGAGACAAAACAGACGGATCGGTCAATCGACCCGTTTCTGTCACGGGCTCCACTAACAGCTGAAACTCTCCTTCATAGGTTAAGGGGCGACTCAGAACTAAATAAATCGTCAACCCAGCCACTAAGATGTTAATCCCACCAATCAGCAATATATTGCGACGAATCAACCGCCACAAAGGCCGAACGTTGAGTCCTTGCTTACCAGCAGACTGATGATTCTCTGGACTTCCTAAAGGCGTATACTCTGACTGCTCATAAGCCTGCATCAAAGATAAGGATTGTTCATCAAGTTCAGATTTCATCGTGACCTCAAAGGAGAAGGCTCAGGACCCTACATACATCAAAATACTAACTTGCAAATCGATAGGAGAATGAATTCACGAGCCTGAGTCGGTTCTTGCACACCATATTTTAAGATTTATCTGCTGTTTCCACGCCAAATTACATCAACAATTAGAGTCTTTCTGGAGAGAATATTTTTTTGATGAGTTCGAAAGTACTGTTCTCTCCCGTGGTCTCTTGCGTTTGAGAGACAGAACTGTCTTTGCTGCTTGATAAATAGTATAACGAGGTATTTTCAAGAGCGTAAAATAGCTACAATTGCTAAAAGCCTTATGGCTCAAGACTTTACACCTTACCTTAAGTCAAATAGCCCATCATGAAAAATTTTAATTCTCACAGAAAATATTTTATTTAAACTTCTATAATTTATCCCACCCTATACCTCATAAGTCCCTCACACTCTGAGAGTAGTTTTGTGACAAGATATTTTATTGAGTATGGCAGCAGGGTATAAATTATTCAGTGAATCTAACTTCTTTTTCCCTAAGATTCATATTAAAATTGCCCTATTCAAAAGAATCTTTTCATTTAATTTCTCTTGTGTTGCCACTTTTATTTTCTTTGGCTATCCTTATGGAGTGTAATTTAGATCACAGCATTTCTTGTTTCACAAAACGGACTTGCAGGGGCATCCTAAAACCTATATTTTCAAAAGCGAGAGCACTCATGGATAAATTAATGAGAGTGGCCAGATTATCGGTTTTGGTTGGTGTTGTCTCCTTTTGCCCAACAATTATTATCACCCCAGCAGCTTCTGCAGAGTCTATTTCACCTACTACTGCAGTAGGACAAGCTCCTCAAAATTACGGTATCGTTCGGTCAGCAGGCCTCAACACTCTTGAAATTAGACATTTAAGTGGGGGTTATCGGACATACTCGGTTTCCAGTGATTTAACCGCTTCCATGGCTTTAGGCCCAGGAGACTTTGTAGCCTTTAATGCGGATGCCAACGGCACACTCACCGAACTCCGTCCCCCTCAAATTGCTCGCATTTTTGAAGGAACAATTTCTAACATTCAAGGCAATCAGATTACGATTGTTGCACCGGACGGTTCATCTTTGACAACAACCGTTGCCGCCAATTCCATTAATCGGCTAAAGCTATCTCTTGGGACAGGCTTAAGCGTGACTCAATACGAAGGCATTAGTGCCACGAAAGTATGCTGCATTTCTAAGTTTACACAACAGCCTCCCGTGGTCGTACCTCCGGAACCCGCGGCTGAACCTCCTCAACCTATCCCAGCCTTATGGTAGACTCACTCCTTCTCAAGACCTCAAACAACAGCTGGCTCCTTCGAGGTCCGTCCCTTGATCCAGCTATAACTCTTTTTCAGATTGATCCTGGGGAAATAGGGAGTAAACGCAAATGAACAACATTAATAAACATCCATCTCAAACGATTGGCCTCGCCATCACCCTAGCGGGTATTATCCACACACTGCCCCTACACGCAGCGCAACTCAACTTTGATCAATCAGAAACCGAGGGCAGTCTAACAACCCCCAACGCTATTAGTAATTGTGCCCAAGAGTCTGATCCAAATTTGACATCCCAGTCTAATCCAGAGGTCTCCAATCTATCCCAAACCTTGACACTGGGCTCCACTCTTATTGCTGATAATCGTGCCACGGCAAATGATGCTGGTTTGTTCACATCCGAGTCATCCTTAGTCGCTCAATCGGTCATAGATGATTGCTGTGTTGTTGGAGACACAGCTATTGGTGGCCCTTCTGCTTTTGAAGATGCTGCATTATGCGGTCTGGGTGGCGTACCTCCAACCGGGGGAGCTGCGCCGGGTGGCTTTCCTTTTCCTGTACTAGCCGCTTTAGCGCCAGCAGCAGCTGTTCCTTTAATCGCAACAGGTGGAGATCCAGAACCCACTCCAACGCCTACCCCAACACCAACACCTACTCCGACACCGACACCAACACCCACTCCTACTCCAACG
The genomic region above belongs to Acaryochloris sp. CCMEE 5410 and contains:
- the smc gene encoding chromosome segregation protein SMC translates to MFVKQLELSHFKSFGSTTAIPLLPGFTVVSGPNGSGKSNLLDALLFALGLAGSRGMRAERLPDLVNHAQIKRGHAIAETRVTVTFELSPQELEELAAAEAAEAEEAERHTNTSNVSTIPKPDTATNLAPNEWQVTRKLRVTKQGTYTSSYAINGESCTLTQLHEQLNRRRIYPEGYNVVLQGDVTSIISMNARQRREIIDELAGVANFDRRINQAKDKLDAVKEQEERSRIVEQELNDQCERLARDRIKAEKYQKLRAELQSKAAWEGVLAWRDLQAQIDKKQKQLATEQQTQAKLEIEATALATELAEISQKLETLNAQVKALGEEEHLALQAQIATQEAELKQLQRQQAELEQSQEQIAQSIVNRQQQLQTLQAEIQQVGEQRQTLETTEIPRLTQARNQAQEALDTTRQQAQAIAQSADAWIEQQSHLNQQIKTVLQALEPQRAEQAQLQERVQQLDRQSDLQQQSVEQIAQEVTETQTQLEAAEAEVLKRQEQVQDCAGEIAEIDHDINTQQETQNRLLREQQEKQRQLDKLEAQEQAQQEVQGTHATHIIRKAKLAGVHGLVAQLGQVDAHYQTALEIAAGGRLGCLVVDDDAVASAGIELLKRERGGRATFLPLNKMRPPKGLPSLTASGAIDFAIELIDFDPIYEPIFAYVFGNTVVFKTLSDARRHIGKYRMVTLDGELLEPTGAMTGGSRNRHNTLHFGTGEAGESAAIMALKQRLSEIATLLQPIENKIEQTQAKLASKHQELSGLRQQHREAQLKTEQLQKELKVLADRQAHLEKQRQTYGSDLKGAQDRLQTLQTDLPQKETELEQLRDALEELEQSQTHGEWKTLQNQIQGQESIVAGREQALREVQQQIQELTSQQERLQEKQEQAEVTLQTLQTQTETQATQKAENQDQQKQIEATIATLRTELAKLEERLGSEKQERDRVEKHLQERTAAHQQLLWQIQKTQDKQQEHQELIQQLQTQLQAKAAELPDPLPEIPEDLTLEQLREELQKLQKRLQAMEPVNMLAIEEYERTQERLVELTEKLTTLESERTELLLRIENFRTLRYQSFREAYDAIDVNFQSIFAELSDGDGHLQLDNPEDPFQGGLNLVAHPKGKPVQRLASMSGGEKSLTALSFIFALQRYRPSPFYAFDEVDMFLDGANVERLSKMIQKQAKQAQFIVVSLRRPMIEASDRTIGVTQARGTHTQVIGMQLRPTVTEPATPVEAS
- a CDS encoding glycosyltransferase family 2 protein, coding for MVLLGIPSLVFCVECLVGAAAIQLREMDEEEVPLPLSLNILVPAHNEADKIRSTLDGLLGQVAEASQIIVIADNCSDQTATIARSCGVTVLEREDVRYRGKGYALDFAVKHMQETPPEVVVIVDADCQLRPGTIARLAQQVVEQQRPIQATYLMDVGAERGITDRISIFAIKVRNWVRSVGITQLGYPCVLAGSGMAFPWTILQQAPLAGSKCVDDMQLTIDLAIAGHTPTYITTGRVIGRLMQNQAAQSQRSRWEHGHLEVILTQVPHLLREAWQQKRLDLVMLALDLSVPPLSLLVLLWLLAFSLSGLFWGLGFVSWLPLMVLILLGTCLSLALGSAWFSVGRQDLPVSTLFSIPVYLLWKVPIYFKFFVQPQTRWLKTERDIEPEASKQ
- a CDS encoding tyrosine-protein kinase domain-containing protein → MKSELDEQSLSLMQAYEQSEYTPLGSPENHQSAGKQGLNVRPLWRLIRRNILLIGGINILVAGLTIYLVLSRPLTYEGEFQLLVEPVTETGRLTDPSVLSRDGNIPNQEGLDYSTLIRVLRSPKVLAGILKQIESKYPVSYNELLKDMKVERIGQDEFEKTKLIRVSYESADRVKIIYVLEQLANGYLKYSLEDRKSRIGGGVAFIEQQLPELRQRVNSLEGQLQTLQQQERISDLDSEGVELAKQARELETQRLETQRNLRAQQKLYANLQKQLGLAPNQVIAASSLSEDPRYQELLNQLKQIETQLAQERARFTDANPVVQELRERQRNLQALLNQETRKLVSQSRAGSSGANTLPQFQNSIQRSLSQQMIDTLNEIQVLEIRNQASVQAAATVDAQLRRFPAVKRKYEQLSRQLEIDTTTLNQLLLKREALKVEAAQREIPWQIPTEPQLRTDDEGNLVLPEQSRTKKIALGVIGGFLLGLGAALLREKHRDAFFSIDDLTDQTRLPLLGSLPFNQAIEAIDKNPNGSEFGEASVANHQNQAFLQAAEALYTKIRFLPIEPPVRSLVISSVAARDGKTTVALYLAQSAARMGQRVLLVDANMAFPQLHTRLGVPNAEGLSDVIDRNLDPNELIQRVPYQKNLSLLTAGQTGSKANKSSASNQMKYLMEQLQSTFDLVIYDTPYLQGHADANFLSINADGLLMVVGIGKTQQSSLLKMLKDLQASRLPILGLVSNFSGEDASGGSHEEYVDDDYFDAEELEDEFDIFRVSPRQ
- a CDS encoding PEP-CTERM sorting domain-containing protein; its protein translation is MNNINKHPSQTIGLAITLAGIIHTLPLHAAQLNFDQSETEGSLTTPNAISNCAQESDPNLTSQSNPEVSNLSQTLTLGSTLIADNRATANDAGLFTSESSLVAQSVIDDCCVVGDTAIGGPSAFEDAALCGLGGVPPTGGAAPGGFPFPVLAALAPAAAVPLIATGGDPEPTPTPTPTPTPTPTPTPTPTPTPTPTPTPTPTPTPTPTPTPPPTKPPEKVPEPSTMAGLLIGGAIFGIYKRRKKSKD